Part of the Salarias fasciatus chromosome 23 unlocalized genomic scaffold, fSalaFa1.1 super_scaffold_20, whole genome shotgun sequence genome, GCTGAACTCGGACCCGGCGGCCGTGGTCGCcgcccggcagcagcagcaagccaaGGGGCGAGTCCCCACACTGGGCCGACACTGGGAGAGCCGATTTGTGGCGCTGCAAGTCCACATGCTCGGTTGGACTTTTTTTAATCCTGGAACCAAATCGTTGTTATAAACGGATCTAATCCGTCTGGTTTCTCTCTTCCAGACACGATCAGGGACATGTTCCTGTGTTCAGACAGGCCAGTACTTCAAGCCATCTTCCTCAACAGTAACTGTTTTGAGCATCTGACTCGACTGCTGCAGAACAGCAAGGTAAAGATCCTTCATATCCCGTCCAGCGTTTGATGAAACGGAGGAGGTCTCTCACAGTCACCCCTACTGATCCCACACCAGCGGCAGGCCGTTTTACTGGAGACGCCCCTCTGAACTCGTGGTTTTCTGTGTTGAAGTGACGGTTTCGGTGTGACAGGAAGCATTTTGCCCACCTCGCATGTTTGCTTCCACACAGCAAACGGCCACGCCTCCACCACACGGCGGCCGCCGCAGAGCGCCACGGCTTCTTTAACCTCCCACCCTCTCCTCTACTTACAGCATctctcctcccccaccccccaccccacccccttcACGCCCTGTCCTCATCTTCTCTgacgtgttgtgtgtgtgtgtgtgtgtttgtttgtgtgtgtgtgtgtgtcagctggttAATGCCAGGTGCACGGCGGCAGACAAGGACCAGAAAGATATAACCAacaacaggttactgacaggagAGAGGGACACTCAGGTACCGGCGAgacaagccccgcccacccctcacctgaccccccccccctccccccacatcctgccacatctgctgctgccgccacccccccccccctcacctcgCCGCTGCCATGTGGCCACTCCACAGCAAGCCCAGTAGGTAGACGGTGTGTCCTCGTCCAGCTCGCAGAGCCGCCAATgtgtgaataaacacacacacacacacacacctgcacggCGACCAGCCGTAACTCGATGCAGTGAAGTCTGTCCGTCTTGCTGTGGAGTGTcctgaaacccccccccccgcccctcctcttCCGCATCGTCCCGGTTCTCTGCGACACACTGCGGGCTCCACTGGAATGTTGTCACCACGGCCCGGTTTTTGTGCTGTTCCGTGCACGGAGTGCAGGGTTTCACGGTCTGACCGCCGCCGTCCCTCTCCAGCCGGTCCGAGCCTCTCTGTCAGGTTGAACGCGAGCGGGACGGAGCTGGACGGAGATGTGTCGATGTGGCTTGTGTTTTTATGGgttgcatgttgtgtgtgtgtgtgtgtgtgtgtttttctgcctcaGCGGgagaaaagggtttttttctttatctcttGACCAAACCACGAGAGCTTCCTGCTTCAGTCTCCTCATCTCACGTGACTCGGAGCAGAAAGACGAGACGAACCAGAGTGTCACCATCACCAGTTGATTTTACTGACTTTCACACTAATTGAGAATCAGTCCTTCGGGCCTCTTCTCCAGCCTCCATTTTATCCTTTTGTCCTTCTTAATGTGATGCAtgtgggtttgttttgttttttcttgggGTGTGAAATAAGTTTGACTGTTATAAACTTTGTGGCTTTTAATGGTCTGCATGCTTTTTGCTCAAACGAATAACTTCCATCTGGAGTAAGAGGAGATTCCGCTTGTGttcagtcgtgtgtgtgtgtgtgtgtgtgtgtgtgaacaggacGAAGTGTGAGCTGTTCCGAGAAActgacaggtgtgtgtctcTTTCAGGTGTTTCAAGGGCGACTCGACTCCCTTGCTGTAGCAACCATCAAAGCCCTGACAACAGTGATGCACAAGTCACCAGCTGCAAAGGTGGCGCCCGTCCTCTGTCCTGAAATGTCCACGTGAAACTGTGttctgacttaaaaaaaataaatgaatctaGGACTATTCAGTGCATGTAAATCAAGGATGAATCAAAAAGTGGCTTGAATACTTTCTACCAGAACAATATCACACAAATATgacatatttcttaaataaatggGGCCCCAGACATAAACCTTGAGGTACACCACAAGCCAGCGATGTAGAACAGGTTGTTCATTcactttgatgtgtgtgtttggtcagaAGACGTGACGTAGTGTCTTTCCGTATCATGTAGGAGGTTTTTAAGGAGCGGATCGGTTACAATCACCTGTACGAAGTTCTCACGTCTCTCGGCCAGCCGTCCAGACATCTCCTCAAAGAGCTGATGAACATGGTAGGAGACGCTTCAGGTTTTATCTCTAAACATCAGAGGCTTCGCCGTCTTAAGTCTggccgtgtgtttgtgtgtccaggcggtggagggcGAGCACACCTCGGTGGGCCTGCTGGGAATCAGCAACGtggagccgctgctgctcctggcCCAGTGGCTCCCCGAGCTGGACTCGTccgagctgcagctcttcacgGCCGACTGGCTTCGCCGCCTCAGCTGCCTGAACCGGCAGACCCGGGCCACGTGCGTCAACGCCGCCATGGTGATGCGGGCGCTGGCCGCTCTGGAGCGCCACGAGCGGCTCCACCGGGCCTGCGCCGAGAGCCTGTTTGGACTGGTGGGCTCGCTGGGCTCCCAGTCGCTGAGCGCCCGGGAGCTGCTGGGactcctccgtctcctcaggCCTCCGGAGTCCAGCCAGGCCCACCCCTACGTGGGCCCCGCGCTGAAGGCCCTCCTGGCGATGGTGCGCAAGCAGGGCCTGGAGAGCGCCATGCAGTACTTTGACTTGTCCCCCAGCATGGCCGGGATCGTGGTCCCGACGGTGCAGCGCTGGCCCGGCTCCGCCTTCAGCTTCCTGGCCTGGCTgtctctggaccaggaccagctggGCCCGCCCAGCAAGGACAAGAGGAAACAGCTGTACAGGTGAGATCGGACACTCAGACGTCCCGTCCCTCGTATGGACGGACGCTCAGATGAAACGCGCGCTCCTGTCGCCCCCTGCAGCTTCTTCACCCCCGGGGGGACCGGCTTCGAGGCCTTCATCAGCGCCGCCGGCGTGCTGGTGGTGGCCGTGTGCACCAAGAAGGAATACGTCACCGTCATGCTTCCGGATTACTGCTTCTGTGACTCTCTGTGGGTGAGTCGGCCCAGACGGCGGCGCTTCCTGGACTCCTGTTGCGTAAACGGGAATCATAGGAGTACAGTAATGACTGCGTGTTgatatttaatgtttaaacgTTGGATCCACAGCACAGCATCGGTGTGGTGCACATACCGGGGAAGAGGCCATTTGGACAGAGTCTGGTCTACATTTATGTGGACGGACAGCAGAAACTATCTGCCCCCCTCAAATACCCCATCATGACAGAGGTGACGTCATCAACCAgccccccttcttcttcttcttcttcttcttcttaatcTCTAAAAGTTATTTGAACATCGTGTCTGTCGTCCTCCAGCCGTTCACCTCCTGCTGCATCGGCTCCGCCGGACAGCGCACCACCACGCCGCCGCCCTCCCAGATCCCGGACCCCCCCTTCTCCTCCGCCACCACGCCCACCACCCGCTCCTCGCTGGGCGGCATCCTGTCGCCGCAGACctggggggggctgctgggcaGCAAGCCCGAGTCGGTGACCAAGCTGATCTCGGCCGGGACCCAGGACAGCGAGTGGGGCAGCCCCACGTCGCTGCAGGGCCAGATGGGGGGGGTGATGGTGTTCCACGAGCCGCTGCAGCCCAGCCACATCAAGGCCATCTGCAGCGCAGGTCAGCGTGCGACGTTTTCCATCACACTTCCTGTGAggagacttgttttttttttttttttaactcttcttGTTTCCTGCGCAGGTCCAAACTGCATTTCGCCGCTTAAGGCCCAGGAGTCGGAGCTCGGTGACCTCTCAACCAAACTGCTTCTGCACTACTCGCCCAAGGTGATTCGGACTCGCTCACGGCTTTCCAGACCGGCTCCACATGGAACCCGATCCCGTTTGTGAAAcgcactgctgtttgttttcaggcGTGTAGAAACCCCATCTGCCTGGACCTGTCTCCGAACACGCTGCACGGACGCCTGACGGGCAACAAGGTCGTCAACTGGGACATCAAGGTGCGTCCGACGCTTCGTTTCTCCACCCGCTGAAGGATCGACGGTTAATCAGAGCTCGGATCGATCTCTGGCAGGACATGATCAACTGTGTGGGCGGGGTACCGGTGCTGTTCCCCATCCTGGAGCAGCTGATCCTGCTGACCCCGGACCAGAGCGGCGACCCGGCAGCCGGATCGGACTTCATCACTCCCGAAGTGTCCACCCCGGCCGACGGAGACTGGGTCATTCTCCCCTCAAACAGGGCTTCAGGTGTGCAGAGTTACAGCCTCtactgttggtttttctctctttctgtggcTTTGTTAAAAAGGCTTCCCGGTGTTTCCGTGTCGCAGAGGCTCGCCTGGAGAAGAATCTGGTGGCCACGTTCCTCTTGGTGCTGAAACATTTTCTGCAGAGGCATCCCATCAACCAGGAGGGTCTGCTGCACTCGCACGGAGTCGGGACACTCGGAGCGCTGCTGCAGAAGGTTTGGACTGCAGCGTCCGTCAACAACACGTCGACGGCAGCATTTCTTCCTGCTCAGATGTGATCGTCGGGTTTCAAAACGGCTCAACAGCTTGACTTTTTCACTCGGGGCTCGTCACTCTTTCTAAATTTTGATGGCAGCTAAAGTATCATGTATTTATTAGCTGGGTAACATTTCAGTAAACCTGCTCCACCTTCAGGCCTGCTGATGTGTGTGGATCTCACTTCTGTTCGGCTCCATGTGAGATTTTTCTTCCtgcgattttttttctttttgaaacattGTCAAGTTTAAAGATCGTTCGCAGCTTTAAGCTCTGGAAGAAACTTGTGGCCATGTGTGCACAATAGAATACATTTCAGAGAATACATTCATGAGACTCGGACCATGCCAGGAGGACATAAGCCTCTTTTGTTTTGCAGCCCATTCAAACTGGATTAGTTTGACTTAAGAGTCTCTGATTGACTCCATTTTGCTTCTCATACAAAGGGACACTTATATTCTAGCATGCAGACCTGGatttcttcctctctcattCACTCCGGTGTCTTTCGTCTGGTCGAAGTGcctctgtgtttatttgtttggtgAGGAAGTAGAAATTCACACCTCCACAGAGACTCAGATCAAATGGAAATGTCCCAGATGCAGCGATAGAACCACAGAACCACGCCCAGATAAACCTCTGTGTTTCCccctttttgttttccccccctCAAGTTCCTTATCTCCATGATCCGGATCCAGTCGCTCCTGCTGGCCCTCGCTTTGCATGCTTATTTGCGCCAAGCCCGACGTCGcgctgtttgtgttgcagatACCGGCGGGCTACGTGGACGTGAGCGTGCTGGTCGCCGTGCAGCTGCTGATCGAGCAGGTGACGTACGAGAAGAACCAggccctgctgcagcagctgcacacacacttgctctTCAATTTcaacatctggaacaaaggagACTTCCCTCTGCGCATCGGTGAGCGCCGCACCGCCGTGCGCGGTCTCTTCACTCCCCGAGGAGTACGCCAGCCTCATTATCTCCTTCTTTTGAAGGTCACATCCAGTACATGTCCACGGTCATCAAAGACAACAGGAAGCTGTTCAGGAAAAAGTACGGAGttcagtttctgctggacacCATGCGGATGTATTATGGGTAAGACTCCGACCCACAAGCTCGAACATGTTCCTCTAACATCTGCGAGCGAACCTTCACCTCCGCCCTCCATCCCGTCCCTTCCAGGAAGAACACGAACAAAGACGGCGACCTCAGCGAGGACGACGTGCGCACCGTGCGGGCGTCGCTCTGCAGCCTCATGAAATACTACATCAGCAAGGGCATGTCACAGGAGGAGACGCACAGCATCCTGGGATACATCGCTGCTATTGGAGACGAAGACCAGGTGACTGCAGACGTTCGTGGAGGAAAGCCAGAAGGCACATTTTGAGTTTTGTCAAAAATCCCCAGTCGGCCACGCCGTTATTTGCGTCCGCCTGTGAGGTGACCCAGATACCTGGAAAGCAGTTCATCCTGACACCTCAGGAAGCCCaccagcttcctgtttcctccatttcctcctctctcatccAACTGTCAATTAACTTAGGAAACATGAAAAACGCAGCAGCATTTCCAGGGAGATGACGGTGTGTTTGTGCCGCAGCTGTGCgccgtcctggagctgctgctcagcctcCTCCAGAGCAGTCCGGCCAGAGAccagctcttcctgctgctcttcgAGCCCGGGGCGGCCGACTCCTGCTACGCCCTGCTGCTCAACAGCAAACACTCGGACCGGCTCCGAGAGCTCGTCTTCAAGGTAGGACGCGAACGGGAAGCGGACCGTCGGCGTCGCCGTCGGGGCGCGCCGAGCTGAGTCCACTCCGCCTCTGTGCAGCTGTTCGAGCGCATGCTGCGCTGCGACCGGGTCTACGAGAAGAACAAGCAGCGGCTGCGGCTCCGCGAGGCCGGCTACTCCGGCCTGTCGCTGCTCTTCTCCGAGCTCCAGATCACTCCCACGCTCATCCGCTGCCTGCTCAACCAGGTCCTCCACACAGGTCAGGGTCCCGTCTCACACGGCTGCAGAGCCCCGCGTTTGAATCACCCGATGAATTATTTTCATCCGGCCTCAGATCAGAAAGCCgctctcattgtgtgtgtgtttgtgtgtgatgtgcAGATCCAGTGGTGAACTACAAGGACCTGATGGCTCTGGTGCAGCTCACCCACCGGGCCGGGCCGAGCGTTCGCCTTATCGTCTGCAAGAGGGTGAGAAGACATCGTGGTGTGATCCCCGGCAGACCTGTTCCTCCCGCGGCCGTCGTCACCGtggcttttctcctcctcctccccccgcaggtctaccagctgctgcagtcccAGCAGGACGCCGCCGTCCAGATCTGCAGGCAGCAGTGTTGGCAGGACACCGTCATGCGGCTGTACCTGCGGGGCGAGGGCGCGCCGCCGCTGCGCGGCTCCGACAGCGTCAGCACCTGCAGCCTGGACCTGAgccggggcgggggcggcggcggcggcggcggcggctcccaCCGCCTGGAGCTGCCGCTGGAGCGGAGGACCCGGGCCGGCAGCTCGGGCCGCCTGGACGACGACCGCCTCAGCATCGGGGACACCCGCTCCGTGGACAGCCTGGACAACGGGGACGTCATCTCGCTGCTGGACACGCCgtcgtcctccgcctccgccgAGCCGCAGCTCCACGCCAAGCCCTGGGTGGTGGGCAAGTCGGGGGGCCTGTCGCTGGACCTGTCCCACCTGCAGGCCTACGAGGGCGGGGAGAGCGGCAGCCAGACGCCCGGCAGCGTGCCCAGCACGCCGTCGCCCGTCGAGACCTCCAAGCCGTTTCCGGGCGGCGCCGGAGACCGAGACACGAGCTCGTCACTCCCAGAAGACAGCTTCCTGTTCAGTGACAACATCTCACTGGGGGAGTCCTTCAACAACGCCGaggtgaggagctgctgaatcTCAATCTGTATTTctgaatttaaatattttaactcTTATATCTTGAAACGTGCATTTAAACTCGTTCAGACGCAGCATGTCTCCAACTTGAGTTTATAGAATAGGATCATAAGACACATAAGTTCCCTGGATTCAGCTGACTGAGTTTGTCCTCGTCAGTAACAGCCTGAAGGCATTTAGATGAATCCAGGAGAAACGAGACTCTTCCTCAACACCTGCCTTTTCCTGAGAGAACAGAAATCTCTCTGCTGGATAAACTGTGGTGAAGtctcacaaaatgaaatgaataattaaagaGGGCTGCACCTGGCATCGAAGGAAGAATTCAAAGTTAATCTTCTCTGCTCCTGAAGTATCAATGTACCAGAATGTGAGACTAAGTGTGAATATTTCAGCCCTCAGCAGTGACGCATCATGTCAGGAAGCAGGTGAGTAAcggtgtgtggtgtggtgtcgCCCCCTagcgggcggaggaggagctgtgcggCATGCTGCTGGAGATCCTGCTGTGCGTGATGTGGCGTGGCGTGGAGGGCTCCGACGACTCGGCGTGGCTGGAGCGGGGCCAGGTCTTCTCGGCTCTCACCAAGCTGGGCACGGCcaacgagctgctgctgcccgtGGACCAGATCAAGCTCAGGTCCGTCCGGGTCTCCGCCGGCGCCGGTCGCCGCCGCGGACGGGCCGGCGCTCAGCGGCGTCTCCTCGTGTTTGTCCCCACAGCCTCATGGAGCGCATGTTGGAGTGGGCGGTGAGCGACAACCGCGAGGCGTCCGCCGCCACGCTGCCCCAGCACACGGAGAACGCCGTGCGGCTGCTGCACGTGGTGCAGGACTTCCTGCAGGCCGAGGGCCTGGTCAACCCGGCCCTGTGGACGGAGAAGGTGCTGGAGGAGACGGTGACGCTGATGGACAGCCTCATGGTCTGGTACTCGGCCGGCACGCAGTGGTTCCAGCTGTCCCAGGTGGGACTGAGGCTTCTCCTGGGCTTCATGGCTCAGGAGGACCCCGAGGTGagcctcctccttccctctcccccccccccttcctcctgggctccaGTCACCCAGCAGCGTCTCCCCCCACCAGGTGTGTGCCATGGCCACCGCCAAGCTCAACGGCATCCTCCAGACCAAGGAGGTGTCCAGCCAGGACGAGGCCTGCTACCTGCTGGGTAAAGTGGAGGGCATCCTGCGGCGCTGCGTCCAGGAGCAGGCCGAGGAGACGTACTCCTTCCTGGTCCCCCTGCTGCGCACGCTGCTGTCCAAAGTGCACCGCCTGCTCTACATGGAGCTGCACCTGCCGCAGCTGCCCGACACCAACGGCAGCCCGTCCTTCTTCGAGGACTTCCAGCTGTACTGCAACTCGCCCGAGTGGCGCGTCTACCTCGACAAATATGTACGGGGCGATCCGCTCTCCACGGATCCACGCGCCACCGCCGCCAGTTTCACTGACCTGTCGCCGCCGCTTGCTTTCAGATCATTCCGTACATGAAGCAGTACGAAATCGAGATGTTCAGCCAAGGCCACGAGACCATGGCTCTGTACTGGAAGGAGTGCTACGAGGCCTTCATGCTGAGCCTGCacaagagggagagggagaggggcgAGAGCAAGATCCGCTTCCAGGTCCGTCCGCTCGCTTTTCACTGACCtgatagagtgtgtgtgtgtgtgtgtgtgtgtctgatggcGCCGCCTCCCTTCCAGGAGCAGTTCGTGGAGCCGTTCTCGCGCCGCGGCCGCCACGAGAACCTGCGCTACAACAGcatgctgaagcagcagcacagccagAGCGGCACCGTGCTGCGGCAGTGGAAGGCGGCGCGCCGCGGCCTGGTGTGCGAGCGCGGGCCCTGGGCCGACAGGTACACACACTCGGCTGTTCACTCTCCTGCCGTCACGTCGCGAATGTCGGGCGTATGAATGAGAACCGTTTACTTAACGGCTCGTGTTTTCCCTTCAATTCACAGGCAGCAGGATGAAATGCACTGGAGGGTGTCCAGCGCTGAAAACTACTCCCGCATGAGGCTGAAGCTGGTGCGCAATTACAACTTCGACCCTCACCGAGAGGCCAGCGCTCTGAGAGACAACCTGGGTAAGAGGCCGCCCAGTGCGTCCACGCTTTTCACCGTTCGCCGAGTCTGTCTGTCATCCATCACTCCCAGAGTAGAGAAACGGCGTCGTGAGAAACAGCCTCACCTTCTCACTAATTTAACCTGCTGGTGGCGGGAGTGACTGAGATGTGTGTGATAAGACCAGTTCCATTTATTTACTGGATGACTGGAACCGTTATGATCTGCGCGTGTCAGTTTTCTGCCAATGATTCAAAGAAGTGGCAACACGTGTTGAACCACTTCAGAGGGTTTGCAGCCGTTTGTTCAACAAACTAGTTCCATCGGGACTGAGTCAGCGTTCACCAGGAAACACTCTGGTATGAAGCTTCAGAACTCCACACTTGATTAACAGGAACATCTCACTGCACACACTACCTGGTTAACTCCTTACcttcctgctgcctgctggAACTCCAGGACCCCACCGCAACAtgtcagctgacctctgacctgcctgaAGAGAACATGACATCCACACTGAAGCTCTGCTCCTGTTCTGAAAGCTGCAAATGCAAAATTCTAAACactgtgaagtgaaaatgtagcTTCAATAAGACTTCGCCTGTGTTTAAAAGGATAGAAATTATATTGGTATTACTTAAATTTAACTTAAGTTCATTTCTACTCCACAGATCTTAAATAATTCATGCAGTGTTCAGGGTTATAAATGGcagattattttaatttaacatgAGGATTATGAGGAGTCCTTGAAAAGCGTTCTCCTCTGTAAGACCCTGGACACAAAAGTCTATAACGTTCAGTCCAGGATTTTTATTTGTCGACATGCagcgtttgtttttttaataacatggggctttctgctgtcagctggagcTAAGAAGCTGTTTCTACCAGCAGTCGTCAAACTTGTTTTCTcgaactttctttttttttttttttttttgtttgaatatatTTGAATAATATTTAGCATGTCATCCAAACGGTCTGT contains:
- the nbeal1 gene encoding neurobeachin-like protein 1 isoform X2; this encodes MASKERLYEVWMLYCTKRDPDYLKLWLEIFISSYERCLDVDFEKLPSRPEEVPPVLTLLPDNILQVLRHQLLQCVQKASDGLEPEQQNLALLLLKFLIIICRNLSNVEEIGTCSYINHIITMTTLYIQQLKSKTKEKEMVDQSQAEEFVRHALAFCESLYDPYRNWRHRTCGEQLGTVERSRQKYKAAPLTVEFVPFFYQCFQESEHLKESLKCCLLHLFGAIVAGDQRNSLLAISPATMEVLMRVLADCSTGSGSSDEGEDWDSEAPDRKALLTLGCLREVVQRLLASSSDQRQVEIASVLENYFKLLNSDPAAVVAARQQQQAKGRVPTLGRHWESRFVALQVHMLDTIRDMFLCSDRPVLQAIFLNSNCFEHLTRLLQNSKLVNARCTAADKDQKDITNNRLLTGERDTQVFQGRLDSLAVATIKALTTVMHKSPAAKEVFKERIGYNHLYEVLTSLGQPSRHLLKELMNMAVEGEHTSVGLLGISNVEPLLLLAQWLPELDSSELQLFTADWLRRLSCLNRQTRATCVNAAMVMRALAALERHERLHRACAESLFGLVGSLGSQSLSARELLGLLRLLRPPESSQAHPYVGPALKALLAMVRKQGLESAMQYFDLSPSMAGIVVPTVQRWPGSAFSFLAWLSLDQDQLGPPSKDKRKQLYSFFTPGGTGFEAFISAAGVLVVAVCTKKEYVTVMLPDYCFCDSLWHSIGVVHIPGKRPFGQSLVYIYVDGQQKLSAPLKYPIMTEPFTSCCIGSAGQRTTTPPPSQIPDPPFSSATTPTTRSSLGGILSPQTWGGLLGSKPESVTKLISAGTQDSEWGSPTSLQGQMGGVMVFHEPLQPSHIKAICSAGPNCISPLKAQESELGDLSTKLLLHYSPKACRNPICLDLSPNTLHGRLTGNKVVNWDIKDMINCVGGVPVLFPILEQLILLTPDQSGDPAAGSDFITPEVSTPADGDWVILPSNRASEARLEKNLVATFLLVLKHFLQRHPINQEGLLHSHGVGTLGALLQKIPAGYVDVSVLVAVQLLIEQVTYEKNQALLQQLHTHLLFNFNIWNKGDFPLRIGHIQYMSTVIKDNRKLFRKKYGVQFLLDTMRMYYGKNTNKDGDLSEDDVRTVRASLCSLMKYYISKGMSQEETHSILGYIAAIGDEDQLCAVLELLLSLLQSSPARDQLFLLLFEPGAADSCYALLLNSKHSDRLRELVFKLFERMLRCDRVYEKNKQRLRLREAGYSGLSLLFSELQITPTLIRCLLNQVLHTDPVVNYKDLMALVQLTHRAGPSVRLIVCKRVYQLLQSQQDAAVQICRQQCWQDTVMRLYLRGEGAPPLRGSDSVSTCSLDLSRGGGGGGGGGGSHRLELPLERRTRAGSSGRLDDDRLSIGDTRSVDSLDNGDVISLLDTPSSSASAEPQLHAKPWVVGKSGGLSLDLSHLQAYEGGESGSQTPGSVPSTPSPVETSKPFPGGAGDRDTSSSLPEDSFLFSDNISLGESFNNAERAEEELCGMLLEILLCVMWRGVEGSDDSAWLERGQVFSALTKLGTANELLLPVDQIKLSLMERMLEWAVSDNREASAATLPQHTENAVRLLHVVQDFLQAEGLVNPALWTEKVLEETVTLMDSLMVWYSAGTQWFQLSQVGLRLLLGFMAQEDPEVCAMATAKLNGILQTKEVSSQDEACYLLGKVEGILRRCVQEQAEETYSFLVPLLRTLLSKVHRLLYMELHLPQLPDTNGSPSFFEDFQLYCNSPEWRVYLDKYIIPYMKQYEIEMFSQGHETMALYWKECYEAFMLSLHKRERERGESKIRFQEQFVEPFSRRGRHENLRYNSMLKQQHSQSGTVLRQWKAARRGLVCERGPWADRQQDEMHWRVSSAENYSRMRLKLVRNYNFDPHREASALRDNLGVHQQRVNPESLLLEAVKQVKVSDLEDDILDLPEDDPAAASNQLEAEEAGQKEKLVLWEECELVTVVDVVPGRLELTTQHIYFYDGSQEKEEGVGHDFKWPLSQVREVHLRRYNLRRSALEIFLIDQTNYFLNFKKEARNKVYSRMLLLRSLSLYGTRSPQELLKASGLTQKWVNREISNFDYLMQLNTIAGRTYNNLAQYPVFPWILADYTSEELDLSDPQVFRDLSKPVAVLNERNAKAVREKYESFEDPTGTIDRFHYGTHYSNAAGVMHYLIRVEPFTSLHIQLQSGRFDCADRQFHSIPATWQTLMDNPNDVKELIPEFFYFPEFLENQNGFDLGRLQISKERVNGVVLPRWAKSPEDFIHKHRKALESEYVSAHLHEWIDLIFGYKQRGPAAVEALNVFYYCTYEGAVDLDAITDEKERKALEGMISNFGQTPCQLLKEPHPVRLSQEEVEKRKALLDSCPLSMFEHLTDLKSFFVEGISDNVALVKAVVPKNQSHSFITQGSPDTMVTVSKNCLLGTHGWLPYNKNISNYFTFIKDPTVSSSKTQRFLSGPFAPGVEVTAGLFVVSHDGKLLFSGGHWDNSLRVTSLVKGKTVGQHIRHMDIVTCLSTDHCGIHLMSGSRDTTCMVWQVLQQGGAPAGLHPKPVQVLYGHTDEVVSVAISTELDMAVSGSRDGTVIIHTVRRGQYMRCLRPPCDSSLPLSILHLAVSWEGHLLVHACVEGKATLKDKNALHLYSVNGKHLCSEPLKEQVTDMCVSGEFVVVGSEQGYLSVRDLYSLSLSVEPMAMRVPVRCVSVTKEQSQVLVGLDDGKLIIVGVGRPAEITRKLWGSSKRLTQISSGETVYNTQQERSRPHP